One window of Fusarium keratoplasticum isolate Fu6.1 chromosome 2, whole genome shotgun sequence genomic DNA carries:
- a CDS encoding Lactamase-B domain-containing protein encodes MSNPEISPKATPSIELPPGKVICQVSAVNTTANLAVPSDTLVQPPIPGHELMNFPTIAFLITHPSGDQVMFDLGTRKDFWNLPGPTAAVIDAKIPGIKIEKNVIDILVEGGVDPARLRAAIISHWHFDHIGDPRTFPETMEFVVGPGFSRDFLPGYPIMEGSPFFEDTFKDRKVNELSFSDLVVAGYRAVDYFGDGSLYVLDTPGHAVGHMSALVRTTVDTFVFLGGDICHFGGSFRPTQYAPMPANIQPSTIIPHHRQVAPFACSLFTACHPDQRHARTSPFYTPRCGEGSWYIDPPTAVKSIESLTVVDANEKVLVLIAHDPGLLHTLPFFPRGDINDWYNAGWKKGLRWAFLDELPIPGKTRKFLADGTYRDGVCVRKLDVASAE; translated from the coding sequence ATGTCCAACCCCGAGATCTCGCCCAAGGCAACTCCCTCCATTGAGCTCCCACCAGGGAAGGTGATCTGTCAGGTGTCGGCCGTTAATACGACTGCCAACCTGGCCGTCCCTTCAGACACTCTGGTTCAGCCACCAATCCCCGGTCATGAGCTGATGAACTTTCCAACCATTGCCTTCCTCATCACTCATCCTTCAGGGGACCAGGTCATGTTCGACCTGGGCACCCGCAAAGACTTCTGGAACCTTCCTGGGCCTACCGCAGCTGTCATTGACGCCAAGATTCCTggcatcaagatcgagaagAATGTCATTGACATCTTGGTCGAAGGGGGAGTTGATCCGGCAAGGCTTCGAGCCGCCATCATTAGTCATTGGCACTTTGATCATATTGGAGACCCAAGGACATTTCCTGAAACCATGGAGTTTGTGGTCGGTCCTGGGTTCTCTAGGGACTTTCTACCCGGTTATCCCATCATGGAAGGCTCGCCGTTCTTTGAAGACACGTTCAAGGACCGCAAAGTCAATGAGCTCAGCTTCTCAGATCTAGTTGTCGCGGGCTACAGAGCCGTAGACTACTTCGGCGACGGTAGTCTATATGTTCTTGATACGCCTGGTCATGCAGTTGGCCACATGTCCGCCCTCGTCAGAACCACAGTCGATACATTCGTGTTTCTAGGAGGCGATATTTGCCACTTTGGAGGGTCATTCAGGCCAACTCAATACGCTCCAATGCCCGCGAACATCCAACCCTCCACCATCATCCCTCACCATCGTCAGGTGGCCCCGTTCGCCTGTTCTCTCTTCACTGCCTGTCACCCAGATCAGAGACATGCGCGCACCTCTCCATTTTACACACCCCGTTGTGGTGAAGGATCATGGTACATCGACCCTCCTACTGCGGTAAAAAGCATCGAGAGCTTGACGGTTGTCGATGCAAATGAGAAGGTGCTTGTTCTCATTGCTCACGATCCCGGGCTGCTGCACACCCTACCATTCTTCCCGCGTGGTGATATCAACGATTGGTACAACGCTGGGTGGAAAAAGGGTCTGAGGTGGGCGTTCTTGGACGAGCTTCCTATCCCAGGCAAGACTCGGAAGTTCCTTGCGGATGGAACATATAGAGATGGTGTATGTGTTAGGAAATTGGATGTTGCTTCTGCTGAGTAA
- a CDS encoding C2H2-type domain-containing protein, translated as MDNFDGDILEFSKLDFAELGFMLDPMDHDTATEDSSLDTGHQLCREDQSVRPCDTILSAQPLEYTRPTISDFLQFPGVIDLDAYIDPSLSLQAQSSPAEQNHPRQLSTGGIPTPESPSQHIDAYQFVLVPENQKPSLPRRRSRYLRNPAQQAGLGLIPIPVRALADDAAAPMQRWRKSPPETEGASMAAIADVMRHPLRPQSSAGSLNGRRRGTSGSSNSTVSATSTSFRHTTSGRVKKWRRPAPPSWKPAEERRFQCTFCCDSFKSKYDWSRHEKSLHLNLQGWRCAPFGGTVMSPVTGRNHCAYCHLADPAPSHLEMHAHGSCQTQTYMYTRKDQLVQHLRRVHRVHDVPMINSWKVEMPPVSSRCGFCNAQMHNWSERVDHVAEHFRKGKTMKGWKREHGFKPEITARVMDAIPPYLIKDELETFTPFSATDRKTSQHIEKLQISSDRSMREWGMIEGSPESGSNAEGSSSSFTNEDLKSMTFSELLAFHLGHFAQHQVRLGIMPTDSMFQDEARRMQYGTTDPWECTMADNQDWLKTFRSHHVEGLLETEHFMRGCRKRKGDDEHL; from the exons ATGGACAACTTCGATGGCGACA TCCTGGAATTTTCCAAACTCGACTTTGCAGAATTGGGCTTCATGTTAGATCCCATGGACCATGATACTGCGACTGAAGACTCCAGCTTGGATACTGGACACCAGCTGTGTCGAGAAGATCAGTCAGTAAGACCATGCGACACGATTCTATCAGCTCAGCCGCTCGAATATACCCGCCCAACCATTTCAGACTTCCTCCAATTCCCTGGCGTGATCGATCTCGACGCATATATTGACCCTTCCCTGTCCCTGCAAGCACAGTCGTCCCCAGCAGAGCAAAATCACCCCCGTCAGCTGTCTACGGGCGGAATACCTACCCCCGAATCGCCCTCTCAACACATCGATGCCTACCAATTTGTGCTTGTCCCTGAGAATCAGAAACCCAGCCTTCCTCGACGAAGAAGTCGGTACCTACGCAACCCGGCCCAACAAGCAGGCCTAGGCCTCATACCCATACCAGTCCGCGCCTTAGCCGACGACGCGGCCGCTCCGATGCAACGATGGCGGAAATCACCACCCGAGACTGAGGGCGCTTCGAtggccgccatcgccgatgTCATGAGACACCCGTTGCGCCCTCAATCATCCGCAGGTAGCCTCAACGGCCGCCGCAGAGGCACGAGCGGTTCTTCAAACTCCACAGTGTCGGCCACGTCGACAAGCTTCCGACACACGACGAGCGGACGCGTGAAAAAATGGAGGCGACCGGCTCCCCCAAGCTGGAAGCCTGCTGAGGAGCGGAGGTTCCAGTGTACCTTTTGCTGCGACTCGTTCAAGAGCAAATACGACTGGTCGCGGCACGAGAAGTCACTGCACCTCAATCTACAAGGTTGGAGATGTGCGCCGTTTGGTGGCACCGTCATGTCTCCCGTAACCGGCAGGAATCATTGCGCCTACTGCCACCTTGCCGACCCGGCGCCGTCACATCTTGAGATGCATGCCCACGGGAGCTGCCAGACGCAGACGTACATGTATACGCGGAAGGATCAGCTGGTCCAGCATCTACGACGCGTCCATCGCGTACATGATGTGCCCATGATTAACTCATGGAAAGTCGAGATGCCGCCAGTATCTTCAAGATGCGGCTTCTGCAATGCACAAATGCACAACTGGTCGGAGCGCGTTGACCACGTCGCAGAACATTTCAGAAAAGGCAAGACAATGAAGGGGTGGAAGAGGGAGCATGGGTTTAAGCCTGAGATAACAGCTCGAGTCATGGACGCAATACCACCATATCTTATCAAGGATGAGTTGGAAACGTTTACCCCCTTTTCAGCAACAGATAGGAAAACGAGTCAGCAcattgagaagctccagatCTCTTCTGATCGCAGCATGCGAGAATGGGGAATGATTGAGGGATCCCCCGAGTCGGGTAGCAATGCTGAGGGCTCATCGTCTTCCTTTACAAACGAGGACCTCAAGTCAATGACATTTTCGGAGCTACTAGCGTTTCACCTGGGCCACTTCGCGCAACATCAAGTGCGGCTGGGTATTATGCCGACAGACAGCATGTTCCAGGATGAAGCCCGGCGGATGCAGTATGGCACCACAGACCCCTGGGAATGCACCATGGCCGACAACCAAGACTGGCTCAAGACGTTTCGAAGCCATCACGTAGAGGGGTTGCTGGAGACTGAGCACTTTATGAGAGGCTGTAGGAAGAGGAAGGGAGACGACGAACATTTATAA
- a CDS encoding Beta-elim-lyase domain-containing protein, protein MGSMMKEVPCTHWLQNGRKDPASLDLRSDTITIPTASMLNAIQPCTLGDDVFGEDDSTNQLETCVAKRIGKEAGLSVLSGTMGNQLALRSLLTQLPHSVLCDCRSQIFVHEAGGTSSLSGAQFQPVVPKNGKYLTLEGVHDHVVLGQDIHSCPTRDISLENTIHGLIIRLKEIERICLFAREHGIKMHLDGARLW, encoded by the exons ATGGGTAGTATGATGAAAGAGGTTCCCTGCACTCACTGGCTTCAAAACGGGAGGAAAGACCCAGCCAGCTTGGACCTTCGAA GCGATACAATCACAATTCCAACTGCATCCATGTTGAATGCCATCCAGCCGTGCACATTAGGAGACGATGTGTTCGGAGAAGATGACAGCACCAATCAGCTCGAGACATGCGTTGCCAAGAGGATCGGTAAAGAAGCCGGTCTTTCCGTTCTCTCGGGCACCATGGGCAACCAACTTGCCCTGAGATCACTTCTTACACAACTGCCCCATTCAGTCTTGTGTGATTGCCGATCCCAGATATTTGTCCACGAGGCTGGCGG AACATCGTCGCTTTCTGGGGCTCAATTTCAGCCTGTTGTTCCCAAGAATGGCAAATACTTGACGCTTGAAGGTGTTCATGATCATGTCGTCCTCGGTCAAGATATTCATAGCTGTCCCACCCGCGATATAAGTCTTGAAAATACTATTCATGGTCTTATAATCCGTCTGAAGGAGATCGAGCGTATCTGTCTCTTTGCCAGGGAACATGGCATCAAGATGCATCTCGATGGCGCTCGTTTGTGGTAA
- a CDS encoding NADPH dehydrogenase afvA has product MGSLPGDYPTHNPNNPHSNIPQAGISYFTPAQQPAAGTRILDDPNKSPCKLFTPLTIRGVTFQNRIFLAPLCQYSAIDGYANDWHVAHIGGILQRGPGMAMIEATAVQPEGRISPHDLGLWDDGQIAPLKRIVEVAHGQNQHIGIQLAHAGRKASTVPPWISANAVATPDIGGWPDEIYGPSPLAYNDVLPKPKEMSLAQIQAAKEAFVASAKRALEAGFDVIEIHAAHGYLLHQFLSPVSNQRTDEYGGSWENRVRIVLEITELIRGVIPDTMPLFVRVSGTELLEGLDEFPESWTIADSTKLALLLADRGVDLLDVSSGGLHPSQATGIKPGAGYQVPLSQEIKKGVGENILVAAVGGIKTGTLAEEVLQSGIDVVFCGRWFQKNPGLVHAFADELGVTVKMANQTSWAFRGRGKR; this is encoded by the coding sequence ATGGGGTCGCTACCGGGAGATTATCCCACCCACAACCCCAATAACCCACACAGCAACATACCTCAAGCAGGCATCTCATACTTCACTCCCGCGCAACAGCCCGCCGCCGGCACCCGAATTCTAGACGACCCCAATAAATCGCCTTGCAAACTATTCACACCCTTGACAATCCGCGGTGTTACCTTTCAGAACCGCATCTTTCTCGCACCTCTATGCCAATATTCTGCCATTGACGGTTATGCAAACGATTGGCATGTCGCCCACATTGGCGGCATTCTCCAGCGCGGTCCCGGCATGGCTATGATCGAAGCTACGGCCGTACAGCCAGAGGGACGCATCTCACCGCATGATCTAGGCCTCTGGGATGATGGCCAGATAGCCCCGCTGAAGCGCATTGTCGAGGTTGCTCACGGCCAGAATCAGCACATCGGTATCCAGCTCGCCCATGCTGGGCGCAAGGCCAGTACTGTACCGCCGTGGATCAGCGCCAACGCCGTGGCAACCCCCGACATTGGTGGCTGGCCTGACGAGATTTACGGGCCATCTCCGTTGGCGTATAATGATGTcttgccaaagccaaagGAAATGAGTCTGGCACAGATCCAAGCAGCCAAGGAGGCATTCGTGGCTTCTGCCAAGAGGGCTCTCGAAGCTGGCTTCGACGTCATTGAGATCCATGCCGCTCATGGATATCTGCTTCACCAGTTCCTCAGCCCCGTCAGTAACCAGAGGACAGATGAGTATGGCGGAAGCTGGGAAAACCGTGTCCGAATCGTTTTGGAGATCACGGAACTTATCCGAGGAGTGATCCCTGACACCATGCCGCTATTTGTCCGCGTTAGTGGTACGGAGTTGCTggagggccttgatgaaTTCCCTGAGAGCTGGACTATCGCTGATAGCACCAAACTCgcgcttctcctcgccgACCGAGGCGTCGACCTGCTTGATGTCAGCTCCGGTGGCCTCCACCCGAGCCAGGCGACCGGTATAAAGCCCGGGGCTGGCTATCAGGTGCCTTTGTCGCAAGAGATCAAGAAGGGGGTTGGCGAGAATATTCTCGTGGCTGCTGTTGGCGGCATCAAGACGGGTACATTGGCTGAGGAGGTTCTCCAGTCTGGTATTGATGTCGTGTTCTGCGGGCGCTGGTTCCAAAAGAACCCTGGCCTGGTTCACGCTTTTGCCGATGAGCTTGGAGTAACTGTCAAGATGGCTAACCAGACCAGTTGGGCCTTTAGAGGACGTGGAAAGAGGTAA